The following DNA comes from Picosynechococcus sp. PCC 7003.
AGGTATCAAAATCTGTTTTTGCAAAAGCCGATGCCACGCTAAATTGCTTGGGACTTTCTTCACTGCCGATAAAAAAATCTTGTACCCGTTGATTCTGAGAGCTTGGTTCGTAGGTCAATAAAGGTATAGTCATTTTTTTATAGTAAGTATTGACTTTAGAATATAAAAAGAATTAACTTTATCAAAACTATAGGCTAGACTGGGCAAGGTTTCAGGAAGGTTGCTTTTTTTAAAGTAAGATTTATTTTTCTTAAGTTTTGGCCACAATCCCCCCTAAGGGTCTACGGATATAATGTATTCGTTACTTGAAAATATTCAATAAAACCCGAATCAATTTGATCTTAAAAAAAAGGCGATCGCCGCTCCTGATTTAGTTCATAAAAATCAAGATGGCTATGAATTTTTGGAAATTGCTCATTACTGCTGATTTTCAATTAGCAAGTTGATTTTTGAAGCGATCACCCTCCTTATCTCTCCACATAATTGAACGGCGATCGCCTTGAACATGAACGATATTAAGAATAATTGAAATTACTTATTAATGACAATTACAGGATGTGCTCTGGGGTAGGGGCTTCCTGGAAAAGCGGAAAAAGAGACCTTATCCCCCAATTGAGGAGACCTCCCATAAACACTATCAAAATGAAAAAAAGTTTTTTGACCATTGTCATCTCGAATAAATCCATAAGTAGGCTTAGGATGTTCAATAAATTCACCAATTTTTCGAGAAATGACAGGATAACAAAAAGTTTCGCATACTTTCACTAATTCATTAGCTGTTGGTCTATCTTTTGGATTTTTCTGTAAACAAGAAAGAATTACATTGAATAACTCATCCCCTAAAAATTTAAACTGAATTTTATTTTCGAGATAAGTAGGCTTGCTTGGAAGTTCAGCATCTAAGATCTTTTTTACTGCCTTTAAGCCGAAACCGAACGGTTTTTCTCCGCTGACTATTTCATAAACCATTGCTCCAAGAGACCAAATGTCAGATTCTTTACCTGCAGCATGAGAATCTTCAATCATTTCCGGAGACATATATGGGAGCGCACCAATAGCTGTTTTAGAGGTGCTTAGTGAACTTTCTCCTTCTGCTGTGGCTTCAGCCATTTCTTCCTCAGCCATTTTTGCAATACCAAAATCAGTAATCTTAATTTCTGTCAAGTTAAAATCATCGGTCGACATCACATTACTTGGCTTTAAGTCCCTGTGGACTACGCCAGCTTCATGTGCAACAGCAATGCCCTTTGCTAAATAGTGTAAAATCTTGGCTGTTAAATAAGGATCAACAAAATTAGTCCTTTGTAATAAACCATCTTTCAAATTCTTTCCTTGAATAAATTCTTCAATTAAGTATTGATGCTTGTCAGTTTCAAAATAATCCAATGTTTTAGCTACATTTGGATGATTAACCTTTGCACTCATTCTTGCACTTCTCGCAAATCTTTTCGTCGCAGATGAGTTAAAAGGAACTTTTAGTGCAACTTCACGTTTTATTACTCGATCAAAAGCAAGATACACTTCTTGCATACCACCTTGGTCTACATAGCTTACTATTTCATATCTATTAGCTATGAAGTCACCTTTTTGATGTAGATTATCTGATGTCATAAGACCACCTCAGGATTTGAAATATCAAAGGTTATAAAAGTTCTACTATGATCACCTTCAAAGGTAATAACACAATTATTAGGTAGCAATTGATTCACCCTAATACTGTTACGATTTACAGTAATATTCCCAGCATAATGAGCGACAACAAAATCCAAACCATTATACTGAATAGTTAGAGACCCTACATTGTCAATATTGAGATTCACAGAAGATTTGTCTTTTGAAATAACTTCGGTACGACCATTTGAGGTGAGAAGAGCACGATGTTTCCCAAATAATAAATGCTTTTTAAGAACATCTTTTATCGTTTGAGCAGAGGGTCTATCTTGTGGATTAAATGCTAATGTTTGGTCAAGTATATTAGTAATGTCATTCGATAACTCGAAGGTCACTTCTTTGAAACTAGGCTTGGGAGAAGTACTAGGCGGAATTTTTGAAAATGATTCATCAAGTTCTAATCCTGCAATATACCTCGCAGTTACCCCAAAGGCATAAATATCTATCGCTTTGGTGAAGTGAACGAAGCCAGAGGAATATAGTTCAGGTGCAGCAAATAAGGTTGTCCCCTTAAATCCCATAGTTGAGTTGTTTTGGTTCTCAGTTCTGGTGAGTCCGAAATCAAATATCTTAATTAAATTGGCTGCATCAAACTTGATATTGTTAGGCTTAATATCCCTGTGAATTAAGTCTTTCTCATGTATATCAGATATGCCCGATATAATTTGATATAAGATTTTTATGTATTCATTTTTTGATAGCTCTTGCGTCAAAACTCTTGATACTAAATCCTCACCCTCTATATATTCTTGTACTATTCCGGGTCGTCTATTTTCTTCGTCTAAGATAACATCAAAAATTTGGACTATGTGTTTAGATCGTATATCCTGATGGAGTTTACACATGGCTTGGATTTCGTCTGTGAGCCTAGATGTATCATTATCATCTTGAATAAACTTAATAGCGACTTTCCGATCAAGATTAAGATCTTGACAGACAATAACTTCACCCATTCCACCTTTTAAAACTTGATCTAGCTGTCTATAACGACAGGGAAGAGAATTAGTCATTTATTGCTACCTCCTCTGTAAATTCAATTTTTAACTGTGGCTTGTCTTGTTTCTTCTGGTTTTCCAAAGATGATTTTTGTTTTCTTTGCTTGTTTGGCTTTCTTGTATTTTTTTCTTTATTTATATCTGTACTTTGAACCTCATTTTGATGAGAAGGAAGAGAGTCTGAAACTTTAATAGTAAAAAAATCGGTTTTCCCGGGAAGGCTCCACACCTCAAGGCGACTATCTTCCTTTTTTGAATTTAGCTGATTTGAAAGTGAATTAATAGATATTGCAGAAATTGTCGCATTATCTTTCCCACCAAGCCAAACAGAAATACGTGTTAATCTGTCAACAATTTCAGTGATACTTTTAGCATTTTGAATAATCTCTTGAAATACCTTCTGAGGAATACTATGTGCTCCATCTGATGTTAAAAGAATGAACTTAAGATTTTCCGTCCGAACAATACTTGTTGTAGGCTCTATTCCGTCTCCCATGCCGACAAATTGCAACAGTTGTCTAAACTCAGGAGGGGGAGCTTTTAATCTTAATTCAGCTAACTGCTCTTCGAGAGTATCATCTGTGGTTAATTGTTCAATCGGTTTTTCATCATAAACAGCGTATATTCTGCTATCTCCTACATTAACGATTGCCCATTCATGATTCTGACAAGCAATACTTGATAATGTCGAACCTCCTTTTCCCTGAAAATGTTTATATACAGTTTTATTTGCGATATCTACTGCGGCACTTAGTTTTTGACTTAAAGACTTTTCGTTACTATGAATCAGGGTTGCAGTAAAACTACTTATAGCTAAGTTGGCACAATCTCCCCCTTCCTGCATCCCACCCATTCCGTCACAAAGTACGAGGGCAAACATTGGAGGTTTCCGATTATCTTCAAATCGAACTTGGAAAAAAAGAGTTCTGTCTTGATTCTCCTGTCGATTTCCTAAAACACTTCCGAGAACAACATGACCTCGGTCAACGGTGGTTAAACCACATTTGTTCCCAGAAGATAACCATCTTGATATTGCATCTTGTACTTGAGAGTGGAGTGCATGACTCATATGAATTTTAGAGTTTTAGGGCTTTTGCTTTCTATATTTTATTTGATATTAGTCCTCTGTTGCATCTATCTAGCTGATCGCCCTCCCACTTATTAGTAAAAGGACGATATGACTTTTATGAATTAATCACCCCCTTCGATGGGGGCAAACCCTTGCCGTTGCACATTTTCCGTCACATGGCGTGGCTCTAGGAATTGCAGTAGATAATCAGGCCCTCCCGCCTTAGAACCCACACCGGACATCTTGAAGCCGCCAAAGGGTTGACGCGCCACAATCGCCCCGGTAATGCCCCGGTTGATATAGAGATTACCCACTTCAAATTCCTCCGTTGCCCGCTCAATGTGCTGCGGTGTCCGGGAATAAAGCCCCCCGGTTAATGCGTAGTCTGTGCTATTGGCAACTATTAAGGCTTCATCAAAAGAACTCACTTTAATCACCGCTAATACCGGCCCAAAAATCTCCTCCTGGGCGATCGCATGATCCGCTTGCACATCAATGAAAATAGTCGGGGACACATAGAAACCATTATCGGGAACTGCTGTTTCAAAGGCGACGGCAGATTGTTCCTTGCCCTTCAGGATGTAGTCCTTAATTTTCGCTTGGGCCGCCCCGTCAATAACCGGCCCCATCTTGACACTGGGATTATCGGTTTCGCCGACCTGAATCGATTTCACCGCCTCGACTAAACGTTCCACAAAAGTATCGTGGATTGATTCCAGCACAATGGCCCGGGAACAAGCCGAACATTTTTGACCGCTATAACCAAAGGCCGAATGGAGCACTCCCGCCACCGCTTGGTCGAGATCGGCACTGTCATCAACGATAATGGCGTTTTTTCCGCCCATTTCGGCAATGACCCGTTTCAAATGCTTCTGACCCGGTTGTACGATCGCCGCATTGGCATAGATATTACAACCCACTTCCCGGGAACCCGTAAAGGCAATGAGATGTACATCGGGATGGGTCACCATCGCCGCTCCCACCGTGGAACCGCGTCCCGGCACAAACTGAAATACTCCCTTGGGGATCCCCGCTTCAATGAGGATTTCGGCAATTTTTGCGCCGATCACGCTAGAAGTTTCAGCGGGTTTTAGTAGGGTACAGTTGCCCGTCACCAAGGCCGCAACGGTCATCCCCGTGGCGATCGCAAAGGGGAAATTCCAAGGGGAAATAACAACAGCAATGCCCCGCGGTTGGTAATGGTAGCGGTTGGTTTCACCACAAACATCGTACTTTTTGAAGCCCTGCACTTGGGAGAGATCATCGGGTTTGACCTGGTAGCCATAGTGCAAACGCTCTATTTCATCGGCGTAGTAGCGACAGAAATCAATGGCTTCGGAGACTTCCGGATCCGCTTCCTTGAGGATTTTGCCCGTTTCTAAACAAATCCACGCATTCAACTCGTGGCGACGGGCTTCCATAATCTCCGCTGCCTTCCGGAGAATGTTGGCCCGTTCCGAGACGGGGGTTTTCTTCCAGGCGGGAAAAGCGGCTTTGGCGGCGGCGATCGCCTCCGTTGCTTGCTCTAGGGAAATTTGACCAACTTTACCAATGAGTTCTGTGGAACGGGAGGGATTGACCGAGTCCACCAAATTTTCGGTTTGTACATATTCGCCGTTGATGTAAGGCAGATAACGTTTGCCAAGCTGCTTTTTCACCTCGGCGATCGCAAACTGGGATTTATCCCGGAGATCTGGTTCTGCATAGTCGGTATTGGCAGCCCCCGCAAATTGCAGATGGCTACTGTCGAGATCATGAATGGTTGCGTTGAGATCCCCTGTCGGCGGCGCGATCAATTCCTCCACCGGACGCTCCTCTAGGTTCTGGCGCAGGAAAGAACTATTGGCGGTATTTTCTAGTAAACGCCGGATTAGGTAGGCCATGCCCGGCAAAATCTTGCCATAGGGACAGTACACCCGCACCCGATAACCCTCCTTCACCAACGCCTTCGCAATTTGGTCGCCCATGCCGTACAGCACCTGACATTCAAAGTTACGGCGGGGAATCTTGAGTTCCTTGGCGATCGCACAGGCCACCGCCTGGGAGCGCACATTATGGCTGGCGATCGCCCCGTAGAGATACTGATGGTTTTCCAGCAGCAGACGAGTCATGCGCTCGTAATTAATATCCGTTGCGCCCTTTTCGTTAAAAACAGGCTGTTCCCAATGGTTTTGCAGCGCCGTGATCGTTTCTTGATCCCAGTAAGCGCCTTTCACAAGACGGACGGTGACAGGGGTGCCCCGTTCCTTGGCCCAGGCAACTAAACTTTCTAAGTCTGCGTAAGAATCCCGCAAGTAGCCCTGTAAAGTCACGCCAATATCACTACGGTGCCGAAACTCCTCTTCCAGCAACACGTCTTTCAAAATCTGGAGGGTGAGGGTTTTATATTCGTAATGCTCCATATCAAAGTGCACCGCAACTCCCAATTCCTGGGCATGGCGCAACAGTAGGCGCACCCGTTCCGCGACATTTTCTTTGCTGCCTGCCGGATCGAGGGGGTCAAACTGCGAATAAAACGCCGTTAATTTTACGGATACTTGCACCTTTGCAAGATCCTCACCGTCCGCCTCATCGATTTGATTGACCTTCGACCAATGTTTTGCTGCCGCCGTGAGGTCTGCCATTAAATCGAGGTAAGTTTGCTGATATTTTTGTGCTTCTGCTTCGGTGATCACCGCCTCCCCCAACAGATCAATGGTGAAGGCCATTTTGTCCCGGCGCAGACGTTCAACGGTTTTCAAGACCTGTTTGACGTTTTCCCCCGAAATATATTTAAAGGCGAGGGTTTCCACCGATTTACTAATGGTGGCAGCGGCTAACTGAGCTGGAGGGGATTGGGGTTCGGTAAAGTTCAGAATTTTTTTTAAGGCCCCAGGCAACTCCACCGACTCGTCCCCTAGGTATTGTTGGAGATGCTGGGCGATCGCCCCGTTATCTTTTAGGGCTGGCAACACATCGATAAAGCGAAACAGTTGCACCCGTAGATGGGGATTTTCCATGGCCCAGCCCAGCAATTTATCGTCCAGGCGCATCTGGTCTTGGAGTTTCGAGAAAAATGACCGTTTTTCCCGGGTAG
Coding sequences within:
- a CDS encoding PP2C family serine/threonine-protein phosphatase, encoding MSHALHSQVQDAISRWLSSGNKCGLTTVDRGHVVLGSVLGNRQENQDRTLFFQVRFEDNRKPPMFALVLCDGMGGMQEGGDCANLAISSFTATLIHSNEKSLSQKLSAAVDIANKTVYKHFQGKGGSTLSSIACQNHEWAIVNVGDSRIYAVYDEKPIEQLTTDDTLEEQLAELRLKAPPPEFRQLLQFVGMGDGIEPTTSIVRTENLKFILLTSDGAHSIPQKVFQEIIQNAKSITEIVDRLTRISVWLGGKDNATISAISINSLSNQLNSKKEDSRLEVWSLPGKTDFFTIKVSDSLPSHQNEVQSTDINKEKNTRKPNKQRKQKSSLENQKKQDKPQLKIEFTEEVAIND
- a CDS encoding serine/threonine-protein kinase; its protein translation is MTSDNLHQKGDFIANRYEIVSYVDQGGMQEVYLAFDRVIKREVALKVPFNSSATKRFARSARMSAKVNHPNVAKTLDYFETDKHQYLIEEFIQGKNLKDGLLQRTNFVDPYLTAKILHYLAKGIAVAHEAGVVHRDLKPSNVMSTDDFNLTEIKITDFGIAKMAEEEMAEATAEGESSLSTSKTAIGALPYMSPEMIEDSHAAGKESDIWSLGAMVYEIVSGEKPFGFGLKAVKKILDAELPSKPTYLENKIQFKFLGDELFNVILSCLQKNPKDRPTANELVKVCETFCYPVISRKIGEFIEHPKPTYGFIRDDNGQKTFFHFDSVYGRSPQLGDKVSFSAFPGSPYPRAHPVIVINK
- the pruA gene encoding L-glutamate gamma-semialdehyde dehydrogenase; translated protein: MVIDAQDRYEARTQQIARELIAATREKRSFFSKLQDQMRLDDKLLGWAMENPHLRVQLFRFIDVLPALKDNGAIAQHLQQYLGDESVELPGALKKILNFTEPQSPPAQLAAATISKSVETLAFKYISGENVKQVLKTVERLRRDKMAFTIDLLGEAVITEAEAQKYQQTYLDLMADLTAAAKHWSKVNQIDEADGEDLAKVQVSVKLTAFYSQFDPLDPAGSKENVAERVRLLLRHAQELGVAVHFDMEHYEYKTLTLQILKDVLLEEEFRHRSDIGVTLQGYLRDSYADLESLVAWAKERGTPVTVRLVKGAYWDQETITALQNHWEQPVFNEKGATDINYERMTRLLLENHQYLYGAIASHNVRSQAVACAIAKELKIPRRNFECQVLYGMGDQIAKALVKEGYRVRVYCPYGKILPGMAYLIRRLLENTANSSFLRQNLEERPVEELIAPPTGDLNATIHDLDSSHLQFAGAANTDYAEPDLRDKSQFAIAEVKKQLGKRYLPYINGEYVQTENLVDSVNPSRSTELIGKVGQISLEQATEAIAAAKAAFPAWKKTPVSERANILRKAAEIMEARRHELNAWICLETGKILKEADPEVSEAIDFCRYYADEIERLHYGYQVKPDDLSQVQGFKKYDVCGETNRYHYQPRGIAVVISPWNFPFAIATGMTVAALVTGNCTLLKPAETSSVIGAKIAEILIEAGIPKGVFQFVPGRGSTVGAAMVTHPDVHLIAFTGSREVGCNIYANAAIVQPGQKHLKRVIAEMGGKNAIIVDDSADLDQAVAGVLHSAFGYSGQKCSACSRAIVLESIHDTFVERLVEAVKSIQVGETDNPSVKMGPVIDGAAQAKIKDYILKGKEQSAVAFETAVPDNGFYVSPTIFIDVQADHAIAQEEIFGPVLAVIKVSSFDEALIVANSTDYALTGGLYSRTPQHIERATEEFEVGNLYINRGITGAIVARQPFGGFKMSGVGSKAGGPDYLLQFLEPRHVTENVQRQGFAPIEGGD
- a CDS encoding serine/threonine-protein kinase yields the protein MTNSLPCRYRQLDQVLKGGMGEVIVCQDLNLDRKVAIKFIQDDNDTSRLTDEIQAMCKLHQDIRSKHIVQIFDVILDEENRRPGIVQEYIEGEDLVSRVLTQELSKNEYIKILYQIISGISDIHEKDLIHRDIKPNNIKFDAANLIKIFDFGLTRTENQNNSTMGFKGTTLFAAPELYSSGFVHFTKAIDIYAFGVTARYIAGLELDESFSKIPPSTSPKPSFKEVTFELSNDITNILDQTLAFNPQDRPSAQTIKDVLKKHLLFGKHRALLTSNGRTEVISKDKSSVNLNIDNVGSLTIQYNGLDFVVAHYAGNITVNRNSIRVNQLLPNNCVITFEGDHSRTFITFDISNPEVVL